From a region of the Alnus glutinosa chromosome 1, dhAlnGlut1.1, whole genome shotgun sequence genome:
- the LOC133869254 gene encoding probable WRKY transcription factor 57 isoform X2, whose translation MDDGDKSDPGTEFTSDSSWPLGPDSDSVYLFSNERESSILSEFGWNLQPEDPNRIGFDDASDLAGSFGLPDNNTSNSNSALQGSDPAAPVGSDSKVGDATTSNNQSVSSSPSEDPPERSTGSGGKTPEIPNKVRKKGQKRIRQPRFAFMTKSEVDHLEDGYRWRKYGQKAVKNSPFPRSYYRCTNSRCTVKKRVERSSEDPTIVITTYEGQHCHHTVGFPRGAPLPQENPFIMTQSSQQIPGEAGDHQSRAMPEPSPQFPTNNEGLLGDIVPPNMRNR comes from the exons ATGGACGACGGGGACAAATCCGATCCAGGAACCGAGTTCACCAGCGACTCGAGCTGGCCGCTCGGGCCGGACTCGGACAGCGTCTACCTCTTCTCcaacgagagagagagcagCATACTAAGCGAGTTCGGGTGGAATCTTCAGCCGGAGGATCCGAACCGGATCGGCTTCGACGATGCCTCCGATTTGGCGGGAAGCTTCGGCCTGCCGGACAACAACACTAGCAACAGCAACAGCGCCTTACAGGGCTCCGACCCGGCGGCTCCGGTCGGTTCGGACAGCAAGGTCGGCGACGCTACGACTTCGAATAATCAGTCGGTGTCTTCGAGTCCCAGCGAAGATCCGCCGGAGAGGTCCACGGGCTCCGGCGGAAAAACGCCCGAGATACC GAATAAAGTTAGAAAGAAGGGGCAAAAGCGAATCCGGCAGCCACGTTTTGCATTTATGACGAAGAGTGAGGTTGATCATCTTGAAGATGGCTACCGATGGCGCAAATACGGACAGAAGGCCGTAAAAAATAGCCCATTTCCTAG GAGTTACTACCGCTGCACAAATAGCAGATGCACCGTAAAGAAAAGGGTGGAGCGTTCTTCCGAAGATCCCACTATTGTTATAACAACATACGAAGGTCAACACTGTCATCACACGGTTGGGTTCCCTCGAG GCGCTCCTTTACCTCAAGAAAATCCTTTTATTATGACACAGTCGTCGCAGCAAATACCAGGTGAAGCTGGTGATCATCAATCCCGTGCAATGCCAGAACCAAGTCCACAGTTTCCTACTAATAATGAAGGACTTCTTGGGGACATCGTGCCTCCTAACATGCGTAACCGATGA
- the LOC133869254 gene encoding probable WRKY transcription factor 57 isoform X1, whose product MDDGDKSDPGTEFTSDSSWPLGPDSDSVYLFSNERESSILSEFGWNLQPEDPNRIGFDDASDLAGSFGLPDNNTSNSNSALQGSDPAAPVGSDSKVGDATTSNNQSVSSSPSEDPPERSTGSGGKTPEIPNKVRKKGQKRIRQPRFAFMTKSEVDHLEDGYRWRKYGQKAVKNSPFPRSYYRCTNSRCTVKKRVERSSEDPTIVITTYEGQHCHHTVGFPRGGVISHETFAGQLHPPVSQFYYPTGAPLPQENPFIMTQSSQQIPGEAGDHQSRAMPEPSPQFPTNNEGLLGDIVPPNMRNR is encoded by the exons ATGGACGACGGGGACAAATCCGATCCAGGAACCGAGTTCACCAGCGACTCGAGCTGGCCGCTCGGGCCGGACTCGGACAGCGTCTACCTCTTCTCcaacgagagagagagcagCATACTAAGCGAGTTCGGGTGGAATCTTCAGCCGGAGGATCCGAACCGGATCGGCTTCGACGATGCCTCCGATTTGGCGGGAAGCTTCGGCCTGCCGGACAACAACACTAGCAACAGCAACAGCGCCTTACAGGGCTCCGACCCGGCGGCTCCGGTCGGTTCGGACAGCAAGGTCGGCGACGCTACGACTTCGAATAATCAGTCGGTGTCTTCGAGTCCCAGCGAAGATCCGCCGGAGAGGTCCACGGGCTCCGGCGGAAAAACGCCCGAGATACC GAATAAAGTTAGAAAGAAGGGGCAAAAGCGAATCCGGCAGCCACGTTTTGCATTTATGACGAAGAGTGAGGTTGATCATCTTGAAGATGGCTACCGATGGCGCAAATACGGACAGAAGGCCGTAAAAAATAGCCCATTTCCTAG GAGTTACTACCGCTGCACAAATAGCAGATGCACCGTAAAGAAAAGGGTGGAGCGTTCTTCCGAAGATCCCACTATTGTTATAACAACATACGAAGGTCAACACTGTCATCACACGGTTGGGTTCCCTCGAGGTGGAGTCATTAGTCATGAAACCTTTGCTGGGCAGTTGCATCCCCCGGTCTCACAATTTTATTATCCAACAGGCGCTCCTTTACCTCAAGAAAATCCTTTTATTATGACACAGTCGTCGCAGCAAATACCAGGTGAAGCTGGTGATCATCAATCCCGTGCAATGCCAGAACCAAGTCCACAGTTTCCTACTAATAATGAAGGACTTCTTGGGGACATCGTGCCTCCTAACATGCGTAACCGATGA
- the LOC133858513 gene encoding uncharacterized protein LOC133858513 translates to MEEKQKKKFVCKFCNKRYPCGKALGGHIRTHMNRNSAQMEEEAQVNANVVGFPSVNGGIRSKRDSGSEAAAWNSVYGLRENPKKTWRISDSGACLLQERVCKECGKGFQSLKALCGHMACHSDKEKLVSKFEEKPVMDSHSVNETWAPRQLRRSKRTRYEILDVYYSANTLANASSSVSEIEQEQEEGAMCLMMLSRDSGRIGGLNSVAESSDNDSVVLEPKSSSIDGKMTMKNGRNYVSNTNQFVKLKKQREKKLKTAVISLCDHSDSGYFRNGTNKAEGDVSVDGSFTGDEFKKPKVECGSGIGGFDAELGESSNRFKYVISELEKELIINAGYGQMGRALMEYDSGMRAKNDSYSPEFLEGSNTKIKENGSSNIESCKNAQKKSKYECSNCNMCFQSHRALGGHRASHTKINRCCESMHESGENNIDTDSLPAPKPHGKASIKQSISAHSEKRLGPKKSKGHECPICFRVFRSGQALGGHKRSHFFGGSEERTVVIKQELSEFPGLIDLNLPAPIEEEANGHAEFMPC, encoded by the coding sequence ATggaagaaaagcaaaagaagaagTTTGTGTGCAAGTTTTGCAACAAGAGGTACCCATGCGGGAAGGCCTTGGGTGGTCACATCAGGACCCACATGAATCGAAATTCTGCTCAGATGGAAGAAGAAGCACAAGTAAATGCTAATGTAGTGGGGTTTCCATCTGTGAATGGCGGAATCAGGAGCAAGAGAGATTCAGGGTCTGAAGCGGCTGCTTGGAATTCCGTTTATGGTCTTAGAGAGAACCCAAAGAAAACATGGAGGATTTCGGATTCAGGTGCTTGTTTACTGCAGGAAAGGGTTTGTAAAGAATGTGGCAAAGGCTTTCAATCATTGAAAGCTCTCTGTGGTCACATGGCTTGTCACTCCGACAAGGAAAAGCTAGTTAGCAAATTTGAGGAGAAACCAGTCATGGATAGTCACTCAGTTAACGAGACATGGGCTCCGAGGCAGCTTCGGAGATCGAAAAGAACGAGGTACGAGATTCTTGATGTTTACTATTCCGCTAATACTCTGGCAAATGCTTCTTCATCTGTCTCGGAGattgaacaagaacaagaagaggGGGCTATGTGTTTGATGATGTTGTCTAGGGATTCTGGTCGTATAGGTGGTTTGAACTCGGTGGCAGAATCTTCGGATAACGATTCTGTGGTTTTAGAGCCCAAATCATCGTCTATCGATGGGAAAATGACTATGAAAAATGGTAGGAATTATGTGTCTAATACTAATCAGTTTGTAAAGCTGAAGAAGCAAAGAGAAAAGAAGTTGAAAACTGCTGTGATTAGTCTTTGTGATCATTCTGACTCTGGATATTTTAGGAATGGAACCAATAAGGCTGAAGGAGATGTTTCTGTTGATGGGTCTTTTACGGGTGATGAATTTAAGAAGCCTAAAGTGGAATGTGGATCTGGAATTGGGGGCTTTGATGCTGAATTGGGGGAAAGTTCAAATAGGTTCAAGTATGTGATATCTGAATTAGAGAAGGAATTGATCATAAATGCAGGATATGGTCAAATGGGTAGAGCTTTGATGGAGTATGATTCAGGAATGAGAGCTAAAAATGACTCTTACAGTCCTGAATTTTTAGAGGGCTCCAACacgaagataaaagaaaatggttCTTCCAATATTGAGAGTTGCAAGAATGCTCAGAAGAAAAGCAAATATGAGTGCTCGAATTGTAACATGTGCTTCCAGTCTCATCGGGCTCTGGGTGGGCACAGAGCGAGCCATACAAAGATTAATCGCTGCTGTGAGTCAATGCATGAGAGTGGCGAAAACAACATAGATACTGATTCTCTTCCCGCTCCAAAGCCTCATGGCAAAGCCTCAATTAAGCAGAGCATCTCTGCACATTCTGAGAAAAGATTGGGACCAAAGAAAAGCAAGGGGCATGAATGCCCAATCTGCTTCAGGGTTTTCCGATCGGGCCAAGCTTTAGGTGGTCACAAGAGGTCCCATTTTTTTGGAGGTTCTGAAGAAAGAACTGTGGTAATCAAGCAAGAGCTATCTGAATTTCCTGGCCTAATTGATCTTAATCTTCCTGCTCCTATCGAGGAAGAGGCAAATGGGCATGCAGAGTTCATGCCATGTTAG
- the LOC133869264 gene encoding uncharacterized protein LOC133869264: MGFKRHFVDEEFPELPHKHLRQLEYSHMLNPFVELVPCNNCPQEPTFSGEDEDGFRQLQWHETHEKDTITEVSNLTDKDLETNDPLSWVSSSSSEEDDGSGASAYSSLSPEYLESNLPRRRFVPFEDVCSSFLDQSPRKQVPVGPNHQASIPLWGKHIYKNKLDLTEKFNPNVDDSDSEEKLMGTCVIPMPDSNLATGKGDYAGDARADCSCLDSGSIRCVCQHVMEAREKLRKTIGDEKFVNLGFSDMGEDVAYEWTEEEEQIFHEVVYSNPVSLGKNFWKHLSSVFPSRSRNELVSYYFNLFMLQRRAAQNRSNLLDIDSDDDEWQGSNIRSSYEVGDSEEDEDSAIESLVNQDNQVDSSEEDEASNDDDADYDNGGDDDYKGDGIEQPDREGVPKEDGGMDLMSDATVLNSLDERKFDPLVQRVDKTPGSDQEDFSAQDDSCSSFECQANIATSCGPVNTGTALQMCEVKSEHGKADWCSDAVGQFYLLEPYDAKVWDAKCPSTSLKGFDLLSTWNMIEEVFGEGISDNKMMDD, from the exons ATGGGATTTAAAAGGCATTTTGTTGATGAGGAGTTCCCAGAGCTTCCTCATAAGCACCTTAGGCAGCTTGAGTATAGCCATATGCTGAATCCGTTTGTGGAACTTGTTCCTTGTAACAATTGTCCACAGGAACCAACTTTTTCAG GTGAGGATGAGGATGGCTTTCGTCAACTTCAGTGGCATGAGACACATGAAAAGGACACCATTACTGAAGTTTCAAATTTAACTGATAAGGATCTTGAGACCAATGATCCCTTGTCATGGGTCTCCAGCAGTTCTAGTGAAGAAGATGATGGGTCTGGGGCATCAGCCTACTCATCTCTTTCTCCAGAATATTTGGAATCAAATTTACCACGGAGAAGATTTGTACCATTTGAGGATGtctgttcttctttcttggATCAATCTCCTAGAAAACAAGTTCCTGTTGGTCCGAATCATCAAGCCAGTATTCCATTGTGGggcaaacatatatataagaacaagTTGGATCTGACAGAAAAATTTAACCCCAACGTTGATGATAGTGATAGTGAGGAGAAGCTGATGGGTACTTGTGTTATCCCAATGCCTGATTCAAATTTGGCTACAGGCAAGGGTGACTATGCTGGAGATGCCAGGGCAGATTGTAGCTGTCTTGATTCTGGCTCTATTAGATGTGTTTGCCAGCATGTCATGGAAGCACgggaaaaactaagaaaaaccATTGGGGATGAAAAATTTGTGAATTTAGGGTTTTCTGACATGGGAGAGGACGTGGCATACGAATGGACTGAGGAAGAGGAGCAGATCTTTCATGAGGTTGTTTACTCCAACCCTGTGTCCTTGGGCAAGAATTTTTGGAAGCACCTGTCATCGGTATTTCCTTCTCGAAGTAGAAATGAGCTTGTGAGCTATTATTTCAATTTGTTCATGCTTCAGAGGCGCGCTGCTCAGAACAGATCTAATTTGCTGGACATAGACAGTGATGATGATGAATGGCAAGGAAGCAATATTAGAAGCTCCTACGAGGTTGGAGATTCAGAAGAAGACGAAGACTCTGCTATTGAGTCTCTTGTTAATCAAGATAATCAAGTGGATTCCTCTGAAGAAGATGAGGCTAGCAATGATGATGATGCTGACTATGACAATGGAGGTGATGATGACTACAAGGGTGATGGTATTGAGCAACCTGATAGAGAAGGTGTTCCCAAAGAAGATGGTGGGATGGATCTTATGTCGGATGCAACCGTTTTGAATTCGCTCGATGAGAGAAAATTCGACCCCTTAGTTCAGCGTGTGGATAAGACTCCAGGGAGTGATCAGGAGGATTTCAGTGCCCAAGATGACTCGTGCTCGTCGTTTGAATGTCAAGCCAATATAGCTACCTCTTGCGGTCCTGTTAACACTGGAACTGCTTTACAAATGTGTGAGGTTAAGAGTGAGCATGGCAAGGCTGATTGGTGTAGTGATGCGGTGGGTCAGTTCTATTTACTGGAGCCCTATGATGCTAAAGTTTGGGATGCCAAGTGCCCATCAACTTCATTAAAAGGTTTTGATCTTCTATCCACATGGAACATGATTGAAGAGGTCTTTGGAGAGGGCATTTCGGATAACAAGATGATGGATGACTAA
- the LOC133869271 gene encoding UDP-glucose 6-dehydrogenase 1-like, whose translation MVKICCIGAGYVGGPTMAVIAVKCPAIEVAVVDISVSRINAWNSEQLPIYEPGLDDVVKHCRGKNLFFSTDVEKHVAEADIVFVSVNTPTKTQGLGAGKAADLTYWESAARMIADVSKSDKIVVEKSTVPVKTAEAIEKILGHNSKKINFQILSNPEFLAEGTAIQDLFNPDRVLIGGRETPEGAKAIQALKDVYAHWVPVERIICTNLWSAELSKLAANAFLAQRISSVNAMSALCEATGADVTQVSHAVGMDSRIGPKFFNASVGFGGSCFQKDILNLVYICECNGLPEVANYWKQVIKVNDYQKTRFVNRVVASMFNTVSGKKIAILGFAFKKDTGDTREAPAIDVCRGLLGDKACLSIYDPQVSEDQIQRDLSTKKFDWDHPIHLQRSSPTYVEQVSVVSDAYEATKDAHGVCVLTEWDQFKKLDYQRIYDNMQKPAFVFDGRNIVDAEKLREIGFIVYSIGKPLDAWLKDMPAVA comes from the coding sequence atggtgaAGATTTGTTGCATCGGAGCTGGTTATGTCGGTGGGCCTACCATGGCTGTGATTGCCGTGAAGTGCCCTGCAATTGAAGTAGCTGTGGTTGATATATCTGTATCGCGGATAAATGCCTGGAACAGCGAGCAGCTTCCCATTTACGAGCCTGGCCTTGACGATGTGGTGAAGCATTGCAGAGGAAAGAACCTTTTCTTCTCTACTGATGTGGAGAAACATGTTGCAGAGGCTGACATAGTCTTTGTTTCGGTTAACACCCCTACCAAAACCCAGGGCCTTGGAGCTGGCAAAGCAGCTGATCTGACCTATTGGGAAAGCGCTGCTCGAATGATTGCCGATGTATCAAAATCTGACAAAATTGTGGTTGAGAAATCAACAGTTCCGGTGAAAACAGCTGAGGCAATAGAAAAGATCCTGGGCCACAATAGCAAGAAGATCAACTTCCAAATTCTCTCCAACCCGGAATTTCTTGCTGAGGGCACTGCAATTCAAGACCTTTTCAATCCCGACAGGGTCCTTATTGGAGGTAGGGAGACCCCAGAAGGTGCAAAGGCGATACAGGCATTGAAAGATGTTTATGCCCATTGGGTCCCTGTAGAACGTATAATTTGCACCAATCTTTGGTCTGCTGAGCTTTCTAAGCTTGCTGCCAATGCCTTCTTGGCACAGAGGATCTCTTCTGTGAATGCAATGTCAGCACTTTGTGAGGCAACCGGTGCAGATGTCACTCAAGTGTCGCATGCTGTCGGCATGGACTCAAGAATTGGGCCCAAGTTCTTTAATGCCAGTGTTGGTTTTGGTGGTTCTTGCTTCCAGAAGGACATCTTGAACCTGGTCTATATCTGTGAGTGCAATGGCCTTCCCGAGGTAGCAAATTACTGGAAACAGGTTATTAAGGTGAACGACTACCAGAAGACACGGTTTGTGAACCGGGTGGTCGCCTCAATGTTCAACACAGTCTCTGGTAAGAAGATTGCAATTCTTGGGTTTGCTTTCAAGAAAGACACTGGTGATACCAGGGAGGCCCCAGCCATTGATGTGTGTAGAGGGCTGTTGGGTGACAAAGCCTGTCTGAGCATATATGACCCGCAGGTGTCTGAGGATCAGATCCAAAGAGATCTTTCAACGAAGAAGTTTGATTGGGACCATCCAATTCATCTTCAGCGATCGAGCCCTACTTATGTGGAACAAGTTAGTGTTGTTTCGGATGCTTACGAGGCAACAAAGGATGCTCATGGTGTCTGCGTTCTGACTGAGTGGGATCAATTTAAGAAGCTTGATTACCAGAGGATTTACGATAATATGCAGAAGCCTGCATTTGTTTTCGACGGCCGGAATATTGTGGATGCGGAGAAGTTGAGGGAAATTGGTTTTATCGTCTACTCTATTGGTAAGCCACTAGATGCGTGGCTCAAGGACATGCCCGCAGTGGCATAA